From Mauremys mutica isolate MM-2020 ecotype Southern chromosome 17, ASM2049712v1, whole genome shotgun sequence, one genomic window encodes:
- the LOC123351991 gene encoding chemokine-like receptor 1, with protein MAALIHNPVLLDMTHIIFMVAYSLAFLLGMVGNGWIILITGFQVKKTVTPMWFLNMAIANFIFTSFLPFRVIYTTLGFRWFLGTVMYKLTIIVTSLNMFTRVFLLTVINVDHCISMAYPVWSQNHRSPHLASLVILAIWILSLALSLQYCDLWDSMSSSSEWNIISGNLTSVQENLLLRKRRMMARVAIHFLVGFLVPLALIITFYILLAAKLRTSHLTQSRKPLNVHLALILIFYLCWLPYHVFYFLRVSGDALHSVMEKSLDIGILFADGLLYLHSCLTPIVFLSMGQEFMGCRENACNYQNAVHLAGEPAE; from the coding sequence ATGGCAGCACTTATTCATAATCCCGTTCTCCTGGACATGACTCACATAATCTTCATGGTGGCCTATAGCCTGGCCTTCCTCTTGGGCATGGTGGGAAATGGCTGGATCATCCTCATCACTGGCTTCCAGGTGAAGAAGACAGTCACTCCTATGTGGTTCCTTAACATGGCCATTGCTAACTTCATCTTCACCTCCTTCCTACCCTTCAGAGTTATCTACACAACCTTGGGTTTTCGTTGGTTCTTGGGCACCGTGATGTATAAGTTGACCATTATTGTCACCTCGCTCAACATGTTCACTAGGGTTTTCCTCCTCACTGTCATCAACGTCGACCACTGCATCTCCATGGCCTACCCTGTGTGGTCCCAGAACCACAGGTCGCCCCACCTGGCTTCTTTGGTTATTCTGGCCATATGGATCCTATCCCTTGCATTGAGCTTGCAGTACTGTGATCTCTGGGATTCCATGAGCTCATCTTCAGAGTGGAACATCATCTCTGGCAATCTGACAAGTGTCCAAGAGAACCTTTTGCTGAGAAAACGAAGGATGATGGCCCGTGTTGCTATCCACTTCCTGGTTGGGTTCCTGGTCCCATTAGCCTTGATCATCACCTTCTACATTCTTCTAGCTGCCAAACTGAGAACAAGCCATCTCACTCAGTCCAGGAAGCCCCTCAATGTCCACCTTGCCTTGATCCTGATCTTCTACCTCTGCTGGCTCCCATATCACGTCTTTTACTTCCTGCGGGTCTCAGGTGATGCACTACATTCAGTGATGGAAAAATCCCTGGACATAGGCATCCTCTTTGCCGATGGCCTGCTCTATTTGCACAGCTGCCTCACTCCCATCGTCTTCCTTTCCATGGGCCAGGAGTTCATGGGCTGCAGAGAAAATGCATGTAACTACCAAAATGCTGTGCACTTGGCAGGAGAGCCAGCTGAATAG